The Anolis carolinensis isolate JA03-04 chromosome 2, rAnoCar3.1.pri, whole genome shotgun sequence genome contains the following window.
CCAACAATGGCTGTTTTAAAATAATCAATTACAAATGGAACCAGATACCCTTATGAGTCGAAGGACAGCgttctttaaaaagcaaagatCTCATGCCTAGATAAGTTCCAGCTGCAGCCATTCCTTGTTCAAAAAGACATCGTTCAAAGTttgtgccagttccttcctctgaaatgtgttGGTAAGACTCCCATCCAATTACAACCCAGATCGGactttgcttagcttccatgatcaggtGAGATCTAGCACAAAATAGGAATTATAGGAGCCTGCaagccacagaaacccattgggtgacctcaaGCAAGTCAGACGCTCTCAGTCCCAAAAAATCCCGAGATAGGTTTGCCTTTGGATcgtaaacaagaaaaataaaaacacagacaCAATTTATTCTTAAATTGATTTATTGTAACCCCAATGTTAAATCATTAGATTTTTTCAAAACCTATGTATTGAAAATAAGAAAGCTGACTTCTCATGACCGAGGAGATTGCTGACCCCATTGCCAGCTCATGTCAGATTTCAGAACAGGATTTGTCTTGTTAACTGCCACAGGGGTCATTACTATCAccattttctctttaaaaaaccctcttttgAGGCCAGGCTTTCCCTGAACTTCCAAAGCAGTAAGTCTGAATTAACCGATCGGATGTAAAATGAGCTCATTCTGTTCAGAATTCAGTTTTACATTCAAGCCGTTGCAGTACTATAGCAACCCCCTGTGGTCAGCAACGTATTTCCAAAAGGGAACAAAATGGTTCTACAAAACAGAAAATGAAGTTTGTAAAATAGCATTTTGGGTTGTGATTAAGCCAACTGCTCTGAAAGATCAGGCTTCAGATCAGtaaataatatctatctatagttccaactactgtatatataaatatgtatgcgTGATaacaaatgttttgctgacatttTGAGGTGAAAGTTCTGACACGGTTTTCTGGGCAAGGCAAAAATGGTTTGTTTGGTCATATGCATTATGGATGGACAATATGGCACAGGTGATgatgttggattacaattcccatcaacCCCAGGCCAATGCTGACAGGACCCCAATCTCCCCTTCTGAGACATCAGATGCAACCCCTTAAACTAAATTAGCTGGAAACTTTTATCACAGGTCAATACTGCAGTTGCCCCAATGCATTTCCCTCCATTCGTGATGGCTGCTTGCAGATAGAAAACATTAGGCCCCCAAATCCTTTCAATGTCTACATCCATAATTCCTTGCCATTGGCTTCATTGGGTGAGACTTGGGTTTTCAAAATGTCTCATGGACCAGAGAATATTCTCTTACCTattggtcagtggttcccaacctttttttgaccaggaccaACTCTCCAatcttagtaccaaaagggttatgaatcagtttttggtcatctttagattcggtttggttatttggggagctgatccaaaaaattgcattggatagactacatcagttctagtttctgatacaaaacatatgccacccagtagttgccatctgcttgcccccAGAAatccgtatttaataatctagatctgatggggtctatccaatgtaatggtcagctctgcggaaaggaatggaaataaaattaataaaataaataaagaggaaggatgtTTACGGACCGGATTTTTGCtctcgtggcccactgctgggtcacagcccacaggttgagaaccacagctataGGTAAACAAGGCAGCAAGTGAAAGGACTAGGGtaagaaagggaaaaaggaacCAGTTTTAAGATTGGCATGTTGCGAAGATCACTTTGGATAGTACCGGTTGCATCCTGGCATTTCTAAATTGCTCCCTCTATAGCTGGGTTGCCAAATGCCACATGCAGAAAGCAGAACGTCACATGGGGGATGGAAACATATACTTCAGGTGCTTCTTGAGGCATGTGTTTGCTTGTGTCATTTTCAGAGCACTTTATGTTCTAGTCATGATAGGCAAGGGGAAGAGCACCAAAGCTCAAGAGCCTGGAAGCCTGCCTCATTGAAGGCTGAAAGAGCATGTGGGAGACACTTGCCATGGGGGTAACAAATACGCTGTTTCGTGATGGCTCCTTACAAGTTATACGAGACCTCTCCTTGTGCTGAAACTCAGTTGGAATCAGATGTGGCACCGTAACAGCAGAATGGATTTATCACCCCATGGAAACAAATCCATTTGGCACTTAATGGCTAAAACTCAAAAACACAATCATTTTATGGTTCTCGGGTATGCATTGCTTTGATCCAAGCCACATCCTGATTCAAAGCAAGGCTTATGACTGAAGTTTTGAAATGAGAACTTTCTGTCTCACCTATGAGGCACAAGATTTGCTCTCCACTATCTTAAATGTCCGTTGGTGCAGAGAATCTCCTCATCGGGCATGTAGAGTAAGTCTCCACAAAATTCTCTACCACGAAGGGTAAAACTAACTTGTGCTAAACTTTCACATCCCGTCCAGGGTGAAAATGAGGAACTTGTGTCATCCTGCCACCTGGGAAGGAAACGTTTTTACCACACGTCAGGAAATACAATGGAAAAGTATTATCTTGTGTACACACCAACGCATAGCAattcaagaaaacaaagaaaaggtcAGTGTAAGACATATTTGCTGTTCATCTGGATTATCAGAGTGTACAACAAGACAAAAAATGCTTCCCAGAAGCTTGTGTTAGCTAGATAAGGCACTTCTACTTCTTGTTAAGAAAGCCAATGGAGGTCAGATTAGCACCTGGAGCAAGAGATGGAAAAGAATACAGTAGGCCCTTCACGTTTGCAAGGGTTAAGGGCAAACTTTTAAAAACACACTGTAATTTCCACCTGTGAAACaacctctgtaggaatctctatgtcttcCAGGGCAATTCCAGTGGGAGATGATCACTGAGTCATTTTGGAGGTCCtagaacaggcatgagcaaacttcggctctccgtgtgttttggacttcaactcccataattcctaacagcctatcggctgttaggaattgtgggagttgaagcccaaaacacccagaggaccgaagtttgcccatgcctgtcctaaaaAGAACATATTGATCAAATGAAGGGATAATCAAATCTACAGAAGTTAAACTCACAAATGCGGAGAGCTAACTGTATTTGTTTCCTGAAAAAGTCTGACTTTCACTTATCTGCTTAGTCAGGGATGAGGAACATCTATGTAGTTGAACCCTAACTTCTATCATTTCCTTCCAGCATGGCTAGTGGCCAGATATAGCATAATCAAAAACTTCTGGACGCCTGCAGGTTCATTACTTCTGCAGAAAGCTATCCTTCTAAAGGACACTTGattatgggttgttgtgtgttttccaggctgtatgtccatgttccagaagcattctctcctggcgttttgcccacatctatggcaggcatcctcagaggttgtgaggtatatacctcacaacctctgcagatgcctgccatagatgtgggcaaaacgtcaggagtgaatgcttctggaacatggacatacatcccggaaaaaaacacaacaaccctgcgattctggctatgaaagcctttgatgacaCTTGATTATCTTTGGAAGAGATCAAATAACAGTGTTGGGCAACTGGTGGAAAATGCTACTAAAGATGTGTGTAGGTGTATCCATGGCAAAGTAtgctggaaaaagaaaacaatggcaCAAAAATGAGCCAGCACCTCCAGATCTCCAGAGGGTGATTGTAGCTAAATGCAGATAGGATTTCAACACAGAGAATGTGCAACTTGACTCAAGCACTCTCTTGACTGCATTTGAAACTGATGAACTTCCATGGCAGAAAGGCACCACATccgccaaaacaaacaaaactgaatGCAACGTAGGAGGACTGTGCTACCAAGGCAGATGCTCGATAAAAATAAATCTTATGATTTCGATGAGCCCACCCTTTCTTCTAAAAATGGCTACCTGTGGGTCACAAAGGCTAAGGCTGCTATAAAagattttgttttgtgtaaagACAACTTGATCCTCCCAAGGAAGGTAATGTGCCTGTTAAAATCAGTTGTACGTGTTCATCTTTTCAAGAAGTGGTGTTCCCACCCAACTGCTCGCTGACAGATAAAGAACAAGCTCTTCACAAAAGCTACAAGTGCTACACAGTGATTTGTGTGATTGCTCTCATTACAGGAGTGCCGTTTTGCATTGCTAACAGCATATTTCACGGCAGTTTTGTCCTGActcatgatatacagtagagtcttgcttatccaagcctctggataatccaagccatttttgtcgtcaatgttttcaatatatcatgatattctcatgctaaattcgtaaatacagtaattacaacataatattactgcatattgaactactttttctgtcaaatttgttgtgtaacatggtgttttggtgcttaatttgtaaaatcataacctaatttgatgtttaataggcttttccttaatctctccttattatccaagatattcgcttatccaagcttctgctggcccgtttagcttggatagtgagactctactgtacctctataCCAGAAATGGCTACTTGCAGCCTtcaagatgttgttgaactgcaaccctATCCAGTCAATAGTGAGGCAGGGTGGCTACTGAAATTCAATAACTGTAGGGTTATATGTTGATACCCCACCCTTACTTACTCCTAAGCATTTCAGGGAAAAGGGTTCACTAAACCTTCTCAGCACACTTGGTTTTTATATATGGGTGTGTTTACTTCCAAACAGTCAAAGAAGCAATATCCACCTTGCAGATGTCACCCAAtgtgctctgtttccttttcacTCTTCAACAGTAAATTGCTCTTCAAATTAATTTTGGATGATCATTGAACCTGACACTAGAAAACATCCCCACGTGTCTGACTAGATTGGGTTCCACCACAAATGCCTGCTCCCCCTTCTGATGCAGTAGTGAGTATAGGGCGGTATCTTTGGCAAAGCCTTGGCGGCATTGTAGGTTATGAAAGTATTCCAAGACACGGTAGGCAGACGGGATCGAGAACAGCATGGCAGGAGTGCAGCACTCGGTCGCAGGCACAATACTGTAGAACGAAGGGGCCAAGCGGCGAAGCTCCAAAAAATAATGCCGACCCACTAGCTCTACCAGCAGCATGCTATAAAAGGCAAAAAATAGCAAGATGGGCCAACTCAGACTAGAGCGCCTGGATGCCCTAGTGTACAGAAACCCCAGCAGTGGGCCGCAAAACATGCCTATTCCAAGCCACTCAAGGATTCTCATGGGCTCCGGGTTGAGATAATGCTGTAGTCGCTCAGGATGGTAGAGTTTCACATAAAGGGCATCCTGGAGGTGCGACTTAGAGAGCCGTGTTTGCAACAAGTGATGCAACACTGGAAAGAAATCTTCCTCCGGGACAGCATCGTCCTCCACCAGAAGAATATGATCTGGATTGTAGTGATCAAGTGATTTCACAAGGCAATAGATGTAATCCCGCTTCTCCTTTTCAAAGCGGTTCACTGGAGGCTCTGGAGGTTCTTCACTGTAGCGTTTCACTACAGAAAAGAACCTGGCAAGTAAGTTGGCATCCATGTGGCTGTCAGGATCAGTGTCCACATTGCAGATTAAGATTTTGTGGTACTGGCAGGGGGGCCCACATTCCTGGAGAAGGCGGTGGAAGCGGGATGCCACCTGCAGCACGTAGTGGAACTCAAGGTTCCTCTGCACTGTGATGATGGTGATCAGCAGCACCTGGGGTGGCAAAGTCCCACCAACCAATGTCTTTGGCATATTGGAGATCTGCAGCTGCTGAAAGTAACGGAGGGCCTTCATACCCTCTTCTTGGTTCTTCTGGATAAAATCTTGACTCATGGGGTTCAAGTACCAGCGTCGCACATAAAAGTAAGAATGGAGGAGCTGCTGGCAAGTTAGCGGAGCTAGCACGCCAAATGTGGCAATTGTCAAGGCCAGGAAATGCATCCATGGGTTGGACCAACGGCAGAACTTCCCCCAAGGCAGCAATCCTTGTGGGAACATGGCTAAGAACGTGCAGTGGGTGGCAACCTATAAGCTCAAGCCCCGAGTATTTCATTCAGCCTATCATTGTTTTCTGAAGCAATGTTCCTTGTAGCTACTCATTAGATTTGATTctgcaaagaaaggaaaacacaTAAATTATTACCAAAATTCTCAAAACAAATACTGTTTTTGCAATCTTTAAACTACTACCACATCCTCT
Protein-coding sequences here:
- the pgap4 gene encoding post-GPI attachment to proteins factor 4 — protein: MFPQGLLPWGKFCRWSNPWMHFLALTIATFGVLAPLTCQQLLHSYFYVRRWYLNPMSQDFIQKNQEEGMKALRYFQQLQISNMPKTLVGGTLPPQVLLITIITVQRNLEFHYVLQVASRFHRLLQECGPPCQYHKILICNVDTDPDSHMDANLLARFFSVVKRYSEEPPEPPVNRFEKEKRDYIYCLVKSLDHYNPDHILLVEDDAVPEEDFFPVLHHLLQTRLSKSHLQDALYVKLYHPERLQHYLNPEPMRILEWLGIGMFCGPLLGFLYTRASRRSSLSWPILLFFAFYSMLLVELVGRHYFLELRRLAPSFYSIVPATECCTPAMLFSIPSAYRVLEYFHNLQCRQGFAKDTALYSLLHQKGEQAFVVEPNLVRHVGMFSSVRFNDHPKLI